The following are encoded in a window of Pseudomonas sp. St316 genomic DNA:
- a CDS encoding 2-dehydro-3-deoxy-6-phosphogalactonate aldolase, with protein MLTQALAHNGLIAILRGLRPEEAAAIGEVLYSAGFRVIEVPLNSPEPYESIRILRSSLPADCLIGAGTVLTPEQVEQVKAAGGQVIVMPHSDPKVLRAAKAAGLYLSPGVATPTEAFAALAEGAHVLKMFPAEQMGPAVVKAWLAVLPAGTVLVPVGGITPDNMAVFVEAGVKGFGLGSGLFKPGLTADDVAVRAKAYVAAWNALN; from the coding sequence ATGCTCACACAAGCACTGGCGCACAACGGGCTGATCGCGATCCTGCGTGGTCTGCGTCCCGAAGAGGCGGCGGCCATCGGCGAAGTCCTGTACAGCGCTGGATTTCGCGTCATCGAAGTACCGCTCAATTCCCCCGAGCCTTACGAAAGTATCCGCATTCTGCGCAGCAGCTTGCCCGCCGATTGCCTGATCGGTGCCGGTACCGTGCTCACGCCGGAACAGGTGGAACAAGTGAAAGCCGCTGGCGGCCAAGTGATCGTCATGCCCCACAGCGATCCGAAGGTGTTGCGGGCAGCGAAAGCGGCAGGGCTGTACTTGTCCCCCGGCGTCGCCACGCCCACCGAAGCCTTTGCCGCGCTGGCCGAAGGCGCCCACGTGCTGAAGATGTTCCCCGCCGAGCAAATGGGCCCGGCGGTGGTCAAGGCCTGGCTTGCGGTACTGCCGGCCGGGACCGTGCTGGTGCCGGTGGGCGGGATTACGCCGGACAACATGGCGGTGTTCGTCGAAGCCGGTGTCAAGGGTTTCGGCCTCGGTTCCGGGCTGTTCAAGCCGGGCCTGACAGCGGATGACGTAGCGGTGCGCGCCAAGGCCTACGTGGCCGCATGGAACGCCTTGAACTGA
- a CDS encoding MFS transporter: MQAHTLSAQASLVTPSRKRFFIMVLLFITVVINYLDRSNLSIAAPALTSDLGIDPIHVGLIFSAFGWTYAAMQIPGGWLVDRVPPRILYSVALLLWSVATVMLGFAASFIALFVLRMAVGALEAPAYPINSRVVTTWFPERERATAIGFYTSGQFVGLAFLTPVLAWLQHAFGWHMVFVATGAVGILWAAIWYAVYREPRDFKGANAAEIELIREGGGLVDIQADTAKVKAKFSWTDLGIVLTQRKLWGIYLGQFCLNSTLWFFLTWFPTYLVKYRGMDFIKSGLLASLPFLAAFVGVLCSGFFSDWLIRRGATVGFARKLPIIGGLLISTSIIGANFVESTPLVIAFLALAFFGNGLASITWSLVSTLAPARLLGLTGGVFNFIGNLAAIATPIVIGFLASGDSFAPAITYISVLALAGALSYILLVGKVERIEL, from the coding sequence ATGCAAGCGCACACCCTGAGCGCGCAGGCGTCGTTGGTGACGCCCAGCCGCAAGCGTTTTTTCATCATGGTCCTGCTGTTCATCACCGTGGTGATCAATTACCTGGACCGCAGCAACCTCTCGATCGCCGCCCCCGCATTGACCAGCGACCTGGGTATCGATCCGATCCACGTCGGGCTGATTTTCTCGGCGTTCGGCTGGACCTACGCGGCCATGCAGATCCCCGGTGGCTGGCTGGTGGACCGGGTGCCGCCGCGCATTCTGTATAGCGTGGCATTGCTGTTGTGGTCGGTGGCCACGGTAATGCTGGGTTTTGCCGCCAGTTTCATTGCGCTGTTCGTGTTGCGCATGGCGGTCGGTGCCCTGGAAGCGCCGGCTTATCCGATCAACAGCCGCGTGGTCACCACCTGGTTTCCCGAGCGCGAGCGGGCCACGGCCATCGGTTTCTACACCTCCGGGCAGTTTGTCGGGCTGGCTTTCCTGACCCCGGTATTGGCCTGGCTGCAACACGCCTTCGGTTGGCACATGGTGTTTGTCGCCACCGGCGCGGTGGGCATTCTCTGGGCGGCGATCTGGTACGCGGTGTATCGCGAGCCACGGGATTTCAAAGGCGCCAACGCCGCCGAAATCGAACTGATTCGTGAAGGCGGCGGGTTGGTGGATATCCAGGCCGATACCGCCAAGGTCAAGGCCAAATTCAGCTGGACCGACCTGGGGATTGTCCTGACCCAACGCAAGTTGTGGGGCATTTACCTGGGGCAGTTCTGCCTCAACTCCACGCTGTGGTTTTTCCTGACGTGGTTCCCGACCTACCTGGTGAAATATCGTGGCATGGACTTCATCAAGTCCGGCCTGCTGGCGTCGCTGCCGTTCCTCGCGGCGTTTGTGGGTGTGCTGTGCTCCGGATTCTTCTCCGACTGGCTGATTCGCCGCGGCGCCACCGTGGGGTTTGCGCGCAAGCTACCGATCATTGGCGGGTTGCTGATCTCTACCTCGATCATCGGCGCCAACTTCGTCGAGTCGACGCCGCTGGTGATCGCCTTCCTGGCCCTGGCGTTCTTCGGCAATGGCCTGGCGTCGATCACCTGGTCGCTGGTCTCCACGCTGGCGCCGGCGCGACTGCTCGGGTTGACCGGTGGCGTGTTCAACTTCATCGGTAACCTGGCGGCCATCGCCACGCCAATTGTCATTGGCTTCCTCGCCAGCGGCGATTCGTTTGCCCCGGCCATTACCTATATCTCGGTCCTGGCACTGGCTGGCGCGCTGTCCTACATCCTGCTGGTCGGGAAGGTCGAGCGCATCGAGTTGTAG
- a CDS encoding Rho termination factor N-terminal domain-containing protein produces the protein MPRGSKDKYTAEQKRKAEHIEESYEKKGLSEDKAEARAWATVNKQSGGGERAGGSGKAKPATQKKTDRKESARRAAKTREGHPRTSKASHGIQTVDSLMKEARAKNIPGRSKMRKQELVEALRKAG, from the coding sequence ATGCCTCGTGGAAGCAAAGACAAGTACACCGCCGAGCAAAAGCGCAAGGCCGAGCACATCGAGGAAAGCTACGAGAAGAAAGGCTTGTCCGAAGATAAGGCCGAGGCCCGCGCCTGGGCGACGGTGAACAAGCAATCGGGCGGCGGCGAACGCGCCGGCGGTTCGGGAAAGGCCAAGCCGGCGACGCAAAAGAAAACCGACCGCAAGGAATCCGCCCGCCGCGCCGCCAAGACCCGTGAAGGCCACCCGCGCACCAGCAAGGCCTCCCATGGAATCCAGACCGTGGACAGCCTGATGAAAGAGGCCCGGGCGAAAAACATTCCCGGCCGCTCGAAAATGCGCAAGCAGGAGCTAGTCGAAGCGTTGCGCAAGGCAGGGTGA
- the dgoD gene encoding galactonate dehydratase — MKITKLTTFIVPPRWCFLKVETDEGVTGWGEPVVEGRAHTVAAAVEELSDYLIGKDPRNIEDIWTVLYRGGFYRGGAIHMSALAGIDQALWDIKGKALGVSVSDLLGGQVRDKIRVYSWIGGDRPADTARAAKEAVARGFTAVKMNGTEELQFLDTFEKVDLALANVAAVRDAVGPNVGIGVDFHGRVHKPMAKVLMKELDPYKLMFIEEPVLSENYEALKELAPLTSTPIALGERLFSRWDFKRVLSEGYVDIIQPDASHAGGITETRKIANMAEAYDVALALHCPLGPIALAACLQLDAVCYNAFIQEQSLGIHYNESNDLLDYIKDPQVFDYDKGFVKIPNGPGLGIEINEEYVIERAAIGHRWRNPIWRHADGSFAEW, encoded by the coding sequence ATGAAAATCACCAAGCTGACCACGTTTATCGTTCCGCCGCGCTGGTGCTTCCTCAAGGTCGAAACCGACGAGGGCGTCACTGGCTGGGGCGAGCCCGTGGTCGAAGGCCGTGCCCACACGGTGGCGGCGGCGGTTGAGGAATTGTCCGACTACCTGATCGGCAAAGACCCACGCAACATCGAAGACATCTGGACCGTGCTGTATCGCGGTGGCTTCTACCGCGGCGGTGCCATTCACATGAGTGCCCTCGCGGGTATCGACCAGGCGCTGTGGGACATCAAGGGCAAGGCCCTGGGTGTGTCGGTCAGCGATTTGCTGGGTGGGCAGGTGCGCGACAAGATTCGCGTGTATTCGTGGATCGGCGGTGACCGACCGGCCGACACCGCACGCGCGGCGAAAGAAGCCGTGGCGCGGGGCTTCACCGCCGTGAAGATGAACGGCACCGAGGAGCTGCAGTTTCTCGACACCTTTGAAAAAGTCGACCTGGCCCTGGCCAACGTTGCGGCGGTACGCGATGCGGTAGGGCCGAACGTCGGCATTGGCGTGGACTTCCACGGCCGGGTGCACAAGCCAATGGCCAAGGTGTTGATGAAGGAACTCGATCCCTACAAGCTGATGTTCATTGAAGAGCCGGTGCTCAGCGAAAACTACGAAGCCCTCAAGGAATTGGCACCGCTGACCAGCACCCCGATTGCCCTGGGTGAGCGGTTGTTCTCGCGCTGGGACTTCAAGCGTGTACTCAGCGAAGGCTACGTGGACATCATCCAGCCTGATGCGTCCCACGCCGGTGGCATCACCGAAACCCGCAAGATCGCCAACATGGCCGAGGCCTACGACGTGGCGCTGGCGCTGCACTGTCCGCTGGGCCCGATTGCCCTGGCGGCGTGCCTGCAACTGGATGCGGTCTGCTACAACGCCTTCATCCAGGAACAGAGCCTGGGCATCCACTACAACGAGAGCAACGACCTGCTGGATTACATCAAGGATCCGCAGGTGTTCGACTACGACAAAGGCTTCGTGAAGATCCCCAACGGCCCGGGCCTGGGCATCGAGATCAATGAGGAATACGTCATCGAGCGCGCGGCCATCGGCCACCGCTGGCGCAACCCGATCTGGCGCCATGCCGATGGCAGTTTTGCCGAGTGGTGA
- a CDS encoding 2-dehydro-3-deoxygalactonokinase, translating into MQAQLIALDWGTTSLRAYKLAAGGEVLEQRSLSSGIMQLPSGPRTVAGQVCIDGFELAFDEACGDWLDAQPGLPVIACGMVGSAQGWREAPYCATPANVANLGHSLQIVRSLRGVDVHIVPGVIQRSRLPNVMRGEETQVLGALHSLPDEAVLIGLPGSHSKWVEVADGCIVHFDTFMTGEIFAVLSDHSILGRTQQRSTTFDGVAFDRGVQVALSVDGQIGPLSTVFSARSLGLTGELGASAQADYLSGLLIGHELTALAEVQRRRRDSLHLPTVVLIGNSQLCGRYQRALDACGFARVVLAEQATERGLWQLAVAAGLLDSTAP; encoded by the coding sequence ATGCAGGCGCAATTGATCGCGCTCGATTGGGGGACCACCTCATTACGGGCTTACAAACTCGCAGCCGGTGGCGAGGTGCTCGAGCAGCGTTCGCTGTCATCGGGAATCATGCAGTTGCCCTCCGGGCCGCGAACCGTGGCCGGCCAGGTGTGCATCGACGGGTTTGAATTGGCCTTCGACGAGGCCTGTGGCGACTGGCTCGATGCACAGCCTGGCTTGCCGGTCATTGCCTGCGGCATGGTCGGCAGCGCCCAGGGCTGGCGTGAAGCGCCGTACTGCGCCACACCTGCCAACGTCGCCAATCTCGGACATTCCCTACAAATCGTTCGCAGCCTTCGCGGTGTCGATGTGCACATCGTGCCGGGCGTGATCCAGCGTTCACGCTTGCCCAATGTCATGCGCGGCGAAGAAACCCAGGTGCTCGGCGCGTTGCACAGCCTGCCGGACGAAGCAGTGCTGATCGGCTTGCCCGGCAGTCATTCGAAATGGGTGGAAGTGGCCGATGGCTGCATCGTGCATTTCGACACCTTCATGACTGGCGAGATCTTCGCCGTGCTCAGTGACCACAGCATTCTCGGCCGCACCCAGCAACGGAGTACGACCTTCGATGGCGTGGCCTTTGATCGCGGTGTACAGGTGGCGTTGTCGGTGGACGGCCAGATCGGGCCGTTGTCCACGGTGTTCAGCGCTCGCAGCCTGGGCTTGACCGGCGAATTGGGGGCGAGCGCCCAGGCGGATTACCTTTCGGGCCTGTTGATCGGCCATGAACTGACAGCGCTGGCCGAAGTACAGCGCCGGCGACGCGACAGCCTCCACCTGCCGACGGTGGTGCTGATCGGCAACTCCCAACTCTGTGGCCGTTATCAACGGGCCCTCGACGCCTGCGGCTTCGCCCGGGTGGTCCTGGCCGAACAGGCCACCGAACGCGGTTTGTGGCAACTGGCCGTGGCGGCCGGGTTGCTCGATTCCACCGCCCCCTGA
- a CDS encoding glutathione S-transferase → MGQLLKILGRTSSINVRKVLWTCQELEIAYEREDWGIGFSSTREPAFLGLNPNAQVPVIIDENGVLWESNTICRYLVGKHGPSDLLPVEPAARARIEQWMDWQATELNPSWGYAFHALVRKHPDFQDPQRIAAGIKGWNEKMGLLEQQLNRTGAYVAGTAFSLADVLIGLSVHRWRQAPMERPDYPAVAAYCKRLEQRPGFAEYASNAYS, encoded by the coding sequence ATGGGACAACTGCTGAAAATCCTCGGCCGCACTTCCTCGATCAACGTCAGAAAAGTGTTGTGGACCTGCCAGGAGCTGGAAATCGCCTACGAGCGCGAAGACTGGGGCATTGGTTTTTCTTCAACCCGAGAACCGGCGTTCCTGGGCTTGAACCCCAATGCCCAAGTGCCGGTGATCATTGATGAGAACGGCGTGCTCTGGGAATCCAATACCATTTGCCGTTACCTGGTGGGCAAGCATGGACCCAGCGACCTGCTGCCTGTCGAGCCCGCCGCCCGGGCGCGAATCGAACAGTGGATGGATTGGCAAGCCACAGAACTCAACCCGTCATGGGGCTACGCCTTCCACGCCCTGGTGCGCAAGCATCCGGACTTCCAGGACCCGCAGCGCATCGCCGCGGGCATCAAAGGCTGGAACGAGAAGATGGGTTTGCTGGAGCAGCAACTGAACCGCACCGGCGCCTACGTGGCCGGTACGGCGTTTTCCCTGGCGGATGTGCTCATCGGCCTGTCCGTACACCGCTGGCGCCAGGCGCCCATGGAGCGTCCGGATTATCCAGCGGTGGCCGCCTACTGCAAGCGGCTGGAACAGCGCCCCGGATTTGCTGAGTACGCATCCAACGCATACTCATGA
- a CDS encoding HD domain-containing protein, translated as MTAAAFAPFQTVAAQLLPHALEPSEDGAHDLSHLQRVWHNVRLLHRDEGGDLLILLAATLLHDCVAVEKNSPLRAGASRLAADKASTLLSTLNWPNEKISAVAHAIEAHSFSANIAAITLEAKILQDADRLDSLGLLGVARTFYVAGRMGSALYDPQDPQAKSRDYDDRRFCLDHFQTKLLHLADGFQTATGQHMAQIRHEKLKNFMEQFMEEAGLVG; from the coding sequence ATGACCGCTGCCGCCTTTGCACCTTTTCAAACCGTCGCTGCGCAGTTGCTGCCTCATGCACTGGAGCCCTCGGAGGATGGCGCTCACGATCTGTCACACCTGCAACGGGTCTGGCACAACGTACGCTTGCTCCACCGTGATGAAGGCGGTGACCTGCTTATCCTGCTGGCGGCAACGTTGCTGCATGATTGCGTGGCGGTGGAAAAAAATTCACCGCTGCGCGCCGGGGCCTCTCGCTTGGCAGCGGATAAGGCATCGACGCTGTTGTCGACATTGAACTGGCCAAACGAAAAGATCAGCGCCGTTGCCCATGCCATTGAGGCTCACAGTTTTTCGGCCAATATCGCAGCGATCACACTTGAGGCCAAAATTCTCCAGGACGCCGACCGCCTCGACTCATTGGGCCTGCTCGGCGTGGCCCGCACATTCTATGTGGCCGGACGCATGGGCAGTGCGCTCTATGACCCTCAGGATCCGCAGGCCAAGTCCCGGGATTACGATGATCGACGTTTCTGCCTCGATCATTTCCAGACCAAATTGTTGCACCTGGCCGACGGTTTCCAGACCGCCACCGGGCAACACATGGCGCAGATCCGTCATGAAAAACTAAAAAACTTCATGGAGCAATTCATGGAAGAAGCCGGACTCGTCGGCTAG
- the araG gene encoding L-arabinose ABC transporter ATP-binding protein AraG: MQAQTATQQHNIGGSLRFNGIGKSFPGVQALANISFVAHPGQVHALMGENGAGKSTLLKILGGAYIPSSGDLQIGEQTMAFKGTADSIASGVAVIHQELHLVPEMTVAENLFLGHLPARFGLVNRGVLRQQALTLLKGLADEIDPQEKVGRLSLGQRQLVEIAKALSRGAHVIAFDEPTSSLSAREIDRLMAIIVRLRDEGKVVLYVSHRMEEVFRICNAVTVFKDGRYVRTFENMSELTHDQLVTCMVGRDIQDIYDYRSRERGDVALQVKGLLGPGLREPVSFQVHKGEILGLFGLVGAGRTELLRLLSGLERQREGSLVLHGKELKLRSPRDAIAAGVLLCPEDRKKEGIIPLGSVGENINISARPAHSALGCLLRGDWERGNADKQIKSLKVKTPAASQKIMYLSGGNQQKAILGRWLSMPMKVLLLDEPTRGIDIGAKAEIYQIIHNLAADGIAVIVVSSDLMEVMGISDRILVLCEGAMRGELPRDQANESNLLQLALPRQRVADAAN, encoded by the coding sequence ATGCAAGCGCAAACAGCGACACAGCAACACAACATCGGCGGCAGCTTGCGGTTCAACGGGATCGGCAAATCCTTTCCCGGGGTGCAGGCGCTGGCCAATATCAGTTTCGTCGCGCATCCGGGGCAGGTGCATGCCTTGATGGGCGAGAACGGCGCGGGCAAGTCCACGTTGCTGAAGATCCTCGGCGGCGCCTACATCCCGAGCAGCGGCGACTTGCAGATCGGCGAGCAGACAATGGCCTTCAAGGGCACTGCCGACAGCATCGCCAGCGGGGTGGCGGTGATTCACCAGGAGCTGCACCTGGTGCCGGAAATGACCGTCGCAGAAAACCTGTTTCTTGGCCATTTGCCGGCGCGTTTTGGCCTGGTCAATCGTGGCGTGCTGCGCCAGCAGGCGCTGACGTTGCTCAAAGGCCTGGCCGACGAAATCGACCCGCAGGAAAAAGTCGGTCGCCTGTCCCTCGGTCAGCGCCAGTTGGTGGAAATCGCCAAGGCCTTGTCCCGTGGCGCCCACGTCATTGCTTTCGACGAACCGACCAGTAGCCTGTCGGCCCGGGAAATCGACCGTTTGATGGCGATCATCGTCCGCCTGCGGGACGAGGGCAAAGTGGTGCTGTACGTCAGCCACCGCATGGAGGAGGTGTTCCGTATCTGTAACGCGGTGACGGTGTTCAAGGATGGTCGCTACGTGCGCACCTTCGAAAACATGAGCGAGCTGACCCATGATCAACTCGTCACGTGCATGGTCGGTCGCGATATCCAGGACATCTATGACTACCGTTCCCGGGAGCGCGGCGATGTGGCGCTGCAAGTGAAGGGCCTGTTGGGGCCGGGCTTGCGCGAACCGGTGAGTTTCCAGGTGCACAAGGGCGAGATCCTCGGCTTGTTCGGGCTGGTTGGCGCCGGTCGTACCGAGCTGCTGCGCTTGCTCAGTGGCTTGGAGCGTCAGCGCGAGGGAAGTCTCGTCCTGCACGGCAAGGAACTGAAACTGCGTTCACCCAGGGATGCCATCGCCGCTGGCGTGCTGCTCTGCCCGGAGGATCGCAAGAAGGAAGGCATCATCCCGTTGGGTAGCGTGGGCGAGAACATCAACATCAGCGCGCGCCCGGCTCATTCCGCGCTGGGCTGCCTGTTGCGTGGCGACTGGGAGCGGGGCAACGCCGACAAGCAGATCAAGTCGCTGAAAGTGAAGACGCCGGCGGCCAGCCAGAAAATCATGTACCTGTCCGGCGGCAACCAGCAGAAGGCGATTCTGGGTCGCTGGTTGTCGATGCCGATGAAAGTCCTGCTGCTGGACGAGCCTACTCGCGGCATCGACATCGGTGCCAAGGCGGAGATCTACCAGATTATCCACAACCTGGCGGCCGATGGTATCGCGGTGATTGTGGTGTCCAGCGACCTGATGGAAGTGATGGGCATATCCGACCGAATCCTGGTGCTGTGCGAAGGGGCCATGCGCGGCGAGCTGCCGCGTGACCAGGCCAACGAATCCAACCTGCTGCAACTGGCGCTGCCGCGCCAACGCGTTGCCGACGCGGCGAACTGA
- the araH gene encoding L-arabinose ABC transporter permease AraH produces MTIQNNALPTARKPLDLRRFLDDWVMLLAAIGIFVLCTLMIDNFLSPLNMRGLGLAISTTGIAACTMLYCLASGHFDLSVGSVIACAGVVAAVVMRDTNSVFLGVSAALVMGLIVGLINGVVIAKLRVNALITTLATMQIVRGLAYIFANGKAVGVSQESFFVFGNGQLFGVPVPILITIACFLFFGWLLNYTTYGRNTMAIGGNQEAALLAGVNVDRTKIIIFAVHGLIGALAGVILASRMTSGQPMIGQGFELTVISACVLGGVSLSGGIGMIRHVIAGVLILAIIENAMNLKNIDTFYQYVIRGSILLLAVVIDRLKQR; encoded by the coding sequence ATGACCATTCAAAACAATGCACTGCCAACGGCACGCAAACCCCTGGACCTGCGCCGTTTCCTGGACGACTGGGTCATGCTGCTGGCGGCCATCGGTATCTTCGTGCTCTGCACCCTGATGATCGACAACTTCCTGTCGCCGCTGAACATGCGCGGCCTGGGCCTGGCGATTTCCACCACCGGCATTGCGGCGTGCACCATGTTGTATTGCCTGGCGTCCGGGCACTTCGACTTGTCGGTCGGTTCGGTGATTGCCTGTGCCGGCGTAGTCGCGGCGGTGGTGATGCGCGACACCAACAGCGTGTTCCTCGGCGTCAGCGCGGCGCTGGTGATGGGGCTGATCGTCGGCCTGATCAACGGCGTCGTCATCGCCAAGCTGCGAGTCAATGCGTTGATCACCACCCTGGCGACGATGCAGATCGTCCGTGGCCTGGCCTACATCTTTGCCAACGGCAAAGCGGTGGGTGTGTCGCAGGAGTCGTTCTTCGTGTTCGGCAACGGCCAATTGTTCGGCGTACCGGTGCCGATCCTGATCACCATTGCCTGCTTCCTGTTTTTCGGCTGGCTGCTGAACTACACCACTTATGGGCGCAACACCATGGCCATCGGTGGCAACCAGGAAGCGGCGTTGTTGGCGGGGGTGAACGTTGATCGCACCAAGATCATCATCTTCGCCGTGCATGGCTTGATCGGCGCCCTGGCCGGGGTCATCCTGGCGTCGCGCATGACCTCGGGCCAGCCGATGATCGGCCAAGGCTTCGAACTGACCGTGATCTCGGCCTGCGTGTTGGGTGGGGTATCGTTGAGCGGTGGCATCGGCATGATTCGCCACGTCATTGCCGGCGTGCTGATTTTGGCGATCATTGAAAACGCGATGAACCTGAAGAACATCGACACCTTCTACCAATACGTCATTCGCGGCTCGATCCTGCTGCTGGCGGTGGTGATCGACCGCCTGAAACAGCGCTGA
- a CDS encoding GNAT family N-acetyltransferase: protein MSIEIRPAQPSDAPQILAFITELADYEKARHEVIASVADIERSLFSEGATAHGLICLRDGVPIGFAVFFFSYSTWLGSNCLYLEDLYITPEQRGGGAGKTLLRHLAKIACDNDCGRFEWSVLDWNTPAIEFYKSLGAQPQEEWVRYRMDGKVLRDFANGN, encoded by the coding sequence ATGTCCATCGAGATCCGTCCTGCGCAACCCAGCGATGCGCCTCAAATCCTTGCCTTCATCACCGAGTTGGCCGATTACGAGAAGGCCCGCCACGAAGTCATCGCCAGTGTGGCTGACATCGAGCGCAGCCTGTTCAGCGAGGGCGCAACCGCCCACGGGTTGATCTGCCTGCGTGATGGCGTGCCGATTGGCTTCGCGGTGTTTTTCTTCAGTTATTCCACCTGGCTGGGCAGCAATTGCCTGTACCTCGAAGACCTGTACATCACGCCTGAGCAGCGTGGCGGCGGGGCGGGCAAGACCTTGCTGCGGCATTTGGCTAAAATTGCCTGTGACAACGATTGCGGCCGTTTCGAATGGAGCGTGCTGGACTGGAATACGCCGGCCATCGAGTTCTACAAGTCCCTCGGCGCGCAACCCCAGGAAGAATGGGTGCGCTACCGAATGGACGGTAAGGTGCTACGGGATTTCGCGAACGGCAATTGA
- a CDS encoding substrate-binding domain-containing protein: protein MNHRRGIRSLCRAALAVTAVSLSSSLLAADPVKIGFLVKQAEEPWFQTEWAFAEKASKDKGFELIKIAVPDGEKTLSAIDSLAANGAKGFVICPPDVSLGPAIVAKAKLNDMKVIAVDDRFVGSDGKFMEDVPYLGMAAFEVGQKQGAAMAAEAKKRNWDWKETYAVVNTFNELDTGKKRTDGSVDALKKAGMPADHILYSALKTLDVPGSMDSTNSALVKLPSGAKNLIIGGMNDNTVLGGVRATEAAGFKAANVIGIGINGTDAIGELKKPDSGFFGSMLPSPHIEGYKTAEMMYEWITTGKEPPKYTAMDEVTLITRENFKQELEKIGLWN from the coding sequence ATGAATCATCGTCGTGGGATCCGTTCCCTGTGTCGCGCCGCCCTGGCGGTTACCGCGGTCAGCCTCAGCAGCAGTTTGCTGGCGGCTGATCCTGTAAAAATCGGTTTCCTGGTCAAGCAGGCCGAGGAGCCCTGGTTCCAGACCGAATGGGCCTTCGCCGAGAAGGCGAGCAAGGACAAAGGCTTCGAGTTGATCAAGATCGCCGTGCCTGACGGCGAGAAGACTCTCTCGGCCATCGACAGCCTGGCCGCCAACGGTGCCAAGGGTTTCGTGATCTGCCCGCCGGACGTCTCCCTCGGCCCGGCCATCGTGGCCAAGGCCAAGCTCAATGACATGAAAGTAATCGCCGTCGACGACCGCTTCGTCGGTTCCGATGGCAAGTTCATGGAAGACGTGCCGTACCTGGGCATGGCCGCGTTCGAGGTGGGCCAGAAGCAGGGCGCCGCGATGGCTGCCGAAGCCAAAAAGCGCAACTGGGACTGGAAAGAGACCTACGCGGTGGTCAACACCTTCAACGAGCTGGACACCGGCAAGAAGCGCACCGACGGTTCGGTCGATGCCCTGAAGAAAGCCGGCATGCCGGCAGACCATATCCTCTATTCGGCCCTCAAGACCCTCGACGTACCCGGCAGCATGGACTCCACCAACTCAGCGTTGGTGAAGCTGCCAAGCGGTGCGAAGAACCTGATCATCGGCGGCATGAACGACAACACCGTGCTGGGCGGCGTGCGCGCCACCGAAGCTGCCGGCTTCAAGGCGGCCAACGTGATCGGCATCGGCATCAACGGTACCGACGCCATCGGCGAGTTGAAGAAACCTGACAGCGGCTTCTTCGGTTCGATGCTGCCAAGCCCGCACATCGAAGGCTACAAGACCGCCGAAATGATGTACGAGTGGATCACCACCGGCAAGGAACCGCCGAAGTACACCGCCATGGACGAGGTGACGCTGATCACCCGGGAGAACTTCAAGCAGGAGCTGGAAAAGATCGGCCTGTGGAACTGA